The Streptomyces halobius genomic interval CGGTGCGGGAGACTCCGCTGAACGGACCGACGCTGAAGCATCTGGTGGCGCTGGACGAGGCGGGCGCCGTGGTGCTGCCCGCCTCTCCGGCGTTCTACGCGGGAGCGACGCACATCCAGGATCTGGTGGACTTCGTCGCGGGCCGGGTGCTCGACGCGGCCGGTGTGCCGCACCGGCTGTACCGGCGGTGGGAAGGGGAGCTCGGGACGGGGCACCGTCCGGCGGTGGCCGGGGGCGGCGCCAAGGAGGAGGCCCCGGAGACGCCCTAGCTCGGCCAGCCCTTCTTGGCGGCGGCGCGGCGCAGGCGGCGCCGCCGCCGCGGGGCGGCGGCCTGGTGAGCACGTGAACGATTGGCCTGGTCCTGCAGCTCGCGCATGCGGGCGTAGGCCATCTCGATCGAGTACACGGTGACAGCTCCTGTGAAGATCGTCGTTGATCGTCGGTGATTGTTCGAATATTTACAGGGTTCGAGACCCTGTATGCCTTAGATTCTACATGCAGAACCCGAAAATGCGTAACGATTGGAAGGCTTGAGGGCATGGACGCGGTGGATAGGCAGCTCATCCAGGCACTTCGCGAGAACGGCAGGGCCTCGTACGCGGAGCTCGGCCGGCTCGTGGGCCTCTCCGGGCCCAGCGTCACGGACCGCATCAACCGTCTCGAAGCGGCCGGCGTGATCACCGGCTACCGCGCCACGGTCGACGCCGCCTCCCTCGGACTCGGCGTCACCGCGCTGGTCGGCATCTCGCTGTCGGACGCCGCCGACCACGAGGACGTCGCGCACCGGCTCAGGGACCTCGCCGAGATCGAGGACTGCTGGTTCATCGCCGGCGACGACTCGTACATGCTCAAGGTGCGGGTGAGCGACGTCGACGGCCTGGAGCGCACCATCCGGCGGCTCTCCGGCACCAAGGGCGTCT includes:
- a CDS encoding Lrp/AsnC family transcriptional regulator, with protein sequence MDAVDRQLIQALRENGRASYAELGRLVGLSGPSVTDRINRLEAAGVITGYRATVDAASLGLGVTALVGISLSDAADHEDVAHRLRDLAEIEDCWFIAGDDSYMLKVRVSDVDGLERTIRRLSGTKGVSRTRTTIVLSTKWENRVGDLPEEVA